A single genomic interval of Staphylococcus hyicus harbors:
- the rpsP gene encoding 30S ribosomal protein S16, with protein MAVKIRLTRLGSKRNPFYRIVVADARSPRDGRIIEQIGTYNPSAVNAPEVTINEELALKWLKDGAKPTDTVHNILSREGILKTFDEQKKAK; from the coding sequence ATGGCAGTTAAAATTCGTTTAACACGTTTAGGTTCAAAAAGAAATCCATTCTACCGTATCGTAGTGGCTGATGCACGTTCACCACGTGATGGTCGTATCATCGAGCAAATCGGTACTTACAACCCATCTGCAGTCAATGCACCTGAGGTTACAATTAATGAAGAATTAGCACTTAAATGGTTAAAAGATGGTGCTAAACCAACAGATACAGTTCACAACATTCTTTCACGTGAAGGTATCTTAAAAACGTTTGACGAACAAAAGAAAGCAAAATAA
- the ffh gene encoding signal recognition particle protein yields the protein MAFEGLSDRLQETMQKIKGKGKVTEADIKLMMREVRLALLEADVNFKVVKNFVNTVSERALGSDVMKSLTPGQQVIKIVQEELTTLMGGDNSRITMAKKPPTVVMMVGLQGAGKTTTAGKLALLMRKKYNKKPLLVAGDIYRPAAINQLQTVGKQIDIPVYSEGDQVPPQQIVENALKHAKEEHLDFVIIDTAGRLHIDEALMNELQEVKEISKPDEIMLVVDAMTGQDAVNVADSFDKQLDVTGVTLTKLDGDTRGGAALSIRAVTQKPIKFVGMSEKMDGLELFHPERMASRILGMGDVLSLIEKAQQDVDESKAKDLEKKMRDSSFTLEDFLEQLDQVKNLGPLDDIMKMIPGMNKMKGINNLQMSDKQIDHIKAIIQSMTPAERENPAKLNISRKRRIAAGSGRSLQEVNRLLKQFNDMKKMMKQFTGGAKGKKGKQSQMQNMLKGMNLPF from the coding sequence ATGGCATTTGAAGGGTTATCCGATCGACTGCAAGAGACGATGCAGAAAATAAAAGGTAAAGGTAAAGTGACAGAGGCGGACATTAAATTGATGATGCGAGAAGTACGCCTTGCTTTACTTGAAGCCGATGTCAACTTCAAAGTTGTGAAAAACTTTGTGAACACAGTGTCAGAACGTGCACTTGGTTCTGATGTAATGAAATCATTGACTCCAGGACAACAAGTAATAAAGATTGTACAAGAAGAATTGACAACGTTAATGGGTGGCGACAATAGTCGTATCACAATGGCGAAAAAGCCACCAACTGTAGTAATGATGGTCGGCTTACAAGGTGCCGGTAAAACAACAACTGCCGGTAAGCTTGCATTATTAATGCGAAAAAAATATAATAAAAAACCATTACTTGTAGCTGGAGATATTTATCGTCCAGCCGCAATCAATCAATTACAAACCGTAGGGAAGCAAATCGATATTCCTGTATATTCGGAAGGCGACCAAGTCCCACCCCAACAAATTGTTGAAAATGCGTTAAAACACGCCAAAGAAGAACATCTTGATTTTGTAATTATTGATACTGCAGGTCGTTTACACATTGATGAAGCATTAATGAACGAATTGCAAGAAGTTAAAGAAATTTCTAAACCTGATGAAATTATGTTAGTTGTTGATGCGATGACAGGTCAAGATGCAGTCAACGTCGCAGATTCATTCGACAAACAACTTGATGTGACAGGTGTCACACTTACAAAACTTGATGGAGATACACGTGGTGGTGCGGCGCTCTCAATTCGTGCTGTTACACAAAAACCAATTAAGTTTGTAGGTATGAGTGAAAAAATGGATGGCTTGGAATTGTTCCATCCAGAACGTATGGCATCGCGTATTCTAGGCATGGGTGATGTATTGAGCCTTATTGAAAAAGCCCAACAAGATGTAGATGAATCAAAAGCAAAAGATTTAGAAAAGAAAATGCGTGATTCATCCTTTACGTTAGAGGATTTCCTAGAACAACTCGATCAAGTGAAAAACTTAGGGCCTTTAGATGACATCATGAAAATGATTCCTGGAATGAATAAAATGAAAGGGATCAACAACTTACAAATGAGCGATAAACAAATCGATCATATTAAAGCAATTATTCAATCGATGACACCAGCAGAACGTGAGAATCCTGCAAAGTTAAATATTTCACGTAAACGTCGTATTGCTGCTGGATCAGGTCGTTCATTACAAGAAGTAAACCGTTTACTAAAACAGTTTAATGATATGAAAAAAATGATGAAACAATTTACAGGTGGAGCTAAAGGTAAAAAAGGTAAACAAAGCCAAATGCAAAACATGCTGAAAGGTATGAATCTGCCATTTTAA
- a CDS encoding putative DNA-binding protein, translating to MNDNDLIKTIRMNYLFDFYQSLLTEKQRNYLRLFYLEDYALSEIAETFDVSRQAVYDNIRRTGDLVEDYEKKLGLYRRFTRRQELYELMKQALDQPEILKRYIKELEDLE from the coding sequence ATGAACGACAATGATTTAATTAAAACAATTCGAATGAACTACTTGTTTGATTTTTATCAATCGTTATTAACTGAAAAACAGCGTAACTATTTAAGATTATTTTACTTAGAAGATTATGCGTTAAGTGAAATCGCAGAAACGTTTGATGTGAGTCGACAAGCTGTTTATGATAATATAAGAAGAACTGGCGACTTAGTAGAAGATTATGAGAAAAAGTTAGGGTTATATCGCCGTTTTACGCGCCGTCAAGAACTCTATGAATTAATGAAGCAAGCGCTTGACCAACCTGAAATATTAAAACGCTATATTAAAGAATTAGAAGACTTAGAATAA
- the smc gene encoding chromosome segregation protein SMC yields the protein MVYLKSIDVVGFKSFAEPTQVQFDQGVTAIVGPNGSGKSNITDAIKWVLGEQSAKSLRGSKMEDVIFSGAKHRNAQNFAEVQLRFDNHKGLLNYEAEDVVVTRRLYRSGESAFFINNERQRLKDVVELFLDSGLGKEALSIISQGRVDEVLNAKPTDRRQIIEESAGVLKYKKRKAASEDKLEQTEDNLNRVEDILYDLEGRVEPLKEEAAIAKEYLQLSETLKESDIKVTVFDIQSYQSQIRTHDQELNDLKSNQETIQSKKSDVSRTIQKTKGERFQIDQQLETLNQTLIQVTENVEKFTGQYKLIEERQKNQSQTNARIEEEQENLTHHQQQLYRQRDDVKESMDDLKQKKQMLAKQIHELEVAFNNRDENHEETLEALKDDYYACMSRQSEVNNEIRFLERTIEEHKIKQSRLDSRLAEAYQQLKEAQQRIADIGVQKQEKEMQLDAVETQNKQLEVQLSDLKATHKTAEDKLYQAYRYTDQLKSRIEGLRLRDNEMAYYYQGVKAVLNATHLEGIHGAVAQKINVPSHMTVAIETALGATMQHVIVEDEKTARNAIQFLKQKKAGRATFLPLSVIKPKHIEEALVKEASTLNGFITVASDAVQTENTYQHIIENLLGRTIIADTIVNANAIAKALRYKIRIVTLEGDVVNPGGSMTGGGTQQKQSILSQKQDIQRLESQLESYIEQTKSLETHCQNLKQKQNELSDAYVKVQQQHNHLKHAIHDLSLEQDRHHEIEQRLKAEHEEFEFEMNDGYQREKSEATLQSKQQEHASLASKLDTLNQKIHALTTQSKEDKEKQSTLQQSLHQKQSDFAVIKERLKSQQADHKRLDQELETVTTQLQKLQEQYELINSDDGSDGATLTSLDEKIQSLQKKKQNLVDDQDHLRQKRLDTEQLIDSNEKALEEIHQQLLSIENQYQDIKSAQSRLDVLIDHALTHLDEKYHMTFQYAETHFAITDEDISSLRQKVKLTQMTIDELGPVNVNAIDQFDEVNERYTFLSTQRNDLREAKNTLEQIIAEMDAEVTVRFSKTFHAVQTHFSDVFKALFGGGEATLSLTDEDYLTAGVDIKVQPPGKKLQHLSLLSGGERALSAIALLFAILKVRSAPFVILDEVEAALDEANVVRYAQFLRDLSHETQFIVITHRKGTMEMCDRLYGVTMQELGVSRLVSVNLNTIDDVMKEEQS from the coding sequence ATGGTTTATTTAAAATCTATTGATGTCGTTGGCTTTAAATCATTTGCAGAACCCACACAAGTCCAGTTTGATCAAGGCGTTACTGCAATAGTTGGCCCTAACGGTAGTGGTAAAAGTAATATTACAGATGCAATCAAATGGGTATTAGGTGAACAATCCGCAAAATCATTACGTGGTAGTAAAATGGAAGATGTTATTTTTTCGGGAGCGAAACATCGTAATGCGCAAAATTTTGCTGAAGTTCAATTACGGTTTGATAATCACAAAGGTTTACTTAATTATGAAGCAGAAGATGTTGTCGTGACACGACGACTTTATCGCAGTGGCGAAAGTGCGTTTTTTATTAATAACGAACGCCAAAGGTTAAAAGATGTTGTAGAGTTATTTTTAGACTCAGGTTTAGGTAAAGAAGCATTGAGCATTATTTCTCAAGGTCGCGTAGACGAAGTACTAAATGCGAAACCAACAGATCGACGCCAAATTATCGAAGAATCTGCAGGCGTACTAAAATATAAAAAGCGCAAAGCTGCCTCTGAGGATAAATTAGAGCAAACAGAAGATAATTTAAATCGTGTAGAAGATATTTTGTATGATTTAGAAGGGCGTGTAGAGCCTCTTAAAGAGGAAGCAGCGATTGCTAAAGAATATCTTCAATTATCGGAAACGTTAAAAGAAAGTGATATAAAAGTGACTGTTTTTGACATTCAATCGTATCAGTCACAAATTCGTACGCATGATCAAGAGCTCAATGACCTTAAAAGTAATCAAGAAACAATTCAATCGAAAAAGTCAGATGTGTCTAGAACGATTCAAAAGACGAAAGGTGAACGATTTCAAATAGATCAACAACTTGAAACTTTAAATCAAACATTAATTCAAGTTACAGAAAATGTTGAAAAATTTACGGGTCAATATAAATTAATTGAAGAACGTCAAAAAAACCAATCACAAACCAATGCGCGTATTGAAGAAGAACAAGAAAATTTGACGCATCATCAACAACAATTGTATCGTCAACGAGATGACGTCAAGGAGTCAATGGATGACTTAAAGCAGAAAAAACAAATGCTTGCTAAACAAATACATGAACTTGAAGTGGCATTTAATAATCGTGATGAGAATCATGAGGAAACGCTTGAAGCTTTAAAAGATGATTACTATGCATGTATGTCTAGACAATCAGAAGTAAACAATGAAATTCGATTTTTAGAACGTACGATAGAAGAACATAAAATTAAACAATCTCGTTTAGATTCGAGATTAGCTGAAGCATATCAGCAGTTAAAAGAAGCACAACAACGGATTGCTGATATTGGCGTTCAAAAGCAAGAAAAAGAAATGCAACTTGACGCGGTTGAAACACAAAATAAGCAACTTGAAGTTCAATTGTCGGACTTAAAAGCGACGCATAAAACGGCTGAAGATAAATTATATCAAGCCTACCGATATACAGATCAATTAAAATCTCGTATTGAAGGGTTACGTTTACGTGATAACGAAATGGCGTATTACTATCAAGGTGTTAAAGCGGTATTAAATGCGACACATCTTGAGGGCATACACGGGGCTGTCGCGCAAAAAATTAATGTGCCATCTCATATGACTGTAGCAATTGAAACCGCCTTAGGTGCCACAATGCAGCATGTCATCGTGGAAGATGAAAAAACGGCACGAAACGCCATTCAATTTCTAAAACAGAAAAAGGCTGGGCGAGCGACGTTTTTGCCTTTATCTGTCATTAAACCTAAACATATTGAAGAAGCGTTAGTAAAAGAAGCATCCACACTTAATGGATTTATTACAGTTGCAAGTGATGCTGTTCAAACAGAAAATACGTACCAACACATCATTGAAAATTTATTAGGGCGCACGATTATTGCGGATACCATTGTCAATGCTAACGCCATTGCTAAAGCTTTGCGCTATAAAATTCGCATTGTGACATTAGAGGGTGATGTTGTTAACCCTGGTGGCTCAATGACGGGTGGTGGCACCCAACAAAAACAATCTATCTTAAGTCAAAAACAAGATATTCAACGTCTTGAATCCCAATTAGAATCATATATTGAACAAACCAAAAGTCTCGAAACACATTGTCAAAACCTAAAACAAAAACAAAATGAATTAAGCGATGCTTATGTCAAAGTCCAACAACAACATAATCATTTGAAACATGCTATTCACGATTTATCTTTAGAACAAGATCGACATCATGAAATAGAGCAACGTCTTAAAGCTGAACATGAAGAATTTGAATTTGAAATGAATGATGGTTATCAGAGAGAGAAAAGTGAGGCCACACTTCAATCTAAGCAACAAGAACATGCTTCATTAGCTTCAAAACTTGATACTTTAAATCAAAAAATACATGCTTTAACAACGCAATCGAAAGAAGATAAAGAAAAACAAAGTACGTTACAACAATCACTTCACCAAAAGCAATCAGATTTCGCTGTCATCAAAGAGCGTCTTAAATCTCAACAGGCGGATCACAAAAGGTTAGATCAAGAACTAGAAACAGTGACGACGCAATTACAAAAATTACAAGAACAATATGAGTTAATCAATTCAGATGATGGTAGTGATGGCGCAACATTGACGTCATTAGATGAGAAAATTCAATCATTGCAAAAGAAAAAACAAAATTTGGTTGATGATCAAGACCATTTACGCCAAAAGCGTTTAGATACTGAACAATTAATTGATTCAAATGAAAAAGCATTAGAAGAAATCCATCAACAATTGTTATCGATTGAAAATCAGTATCAAGATATTAAGTCAGCTCAGTCACGTTTAGATGTACTTATTGATCATGCACTGACGCATTTAGATGAGAAATATCATATGACTTTCCAATATGCTGAAACGCATTTTGCTATAACAGATGAAGACATCTCTTCATTACGTCAAAAGGTGAAACTGACTCAGATGACTATAGATGAATTAGGACCTGTCAACGTAAATGCGATAGACCAATTTGATGAGGTTAACGAAAGGTATACATTTTTATCTACACAACGAAATGATTTACGTGAGGCGAAAAATACACTTGAACAAATCATTGCAGAAATGGATGCAGAAGTGACAGTGCGTTTTAGTAAGACGTTTCATGCAGTTCAAACGCATTTTTCAGACGTATTTAAAGCGTTATTTGGCGGTGGAGAAGCCACGTTAAGTTTAACAGATGAAGATTATTTAACAGCCGGTGTTGATATAAAAGTGCAGCCACCTGGAAAAAAATTACAGCATCTTTCATTACTCAGTGGTGGAGAGCGTGCGTTAAGCGCAATCGCATTACTTTTCGCAATTTTAAAGGTGAGATCTGCGCCATTTGTTATACTGGATGAAGTAGAAGCTGCCCTTGATGAAGCTAATGTAGTGCGTTACGCTCAATTTTTACGTGATTTATCACATGAAACGCAATTTATTGTGATTACGCATCGTAAAGGTACAATGGAAATGTGTGACCGACTCTATGGTGTTACAATGCAAGAATTAGGTGTATCAAGACTTGTAAGTGTTAATTTAAATACAATTGATGATGTCATGAAGGAGGAACAAAGCTAG
- the rnc gene encoding ribonuclease III, with protein sequence MAKLRKQTLLNAFEHNFKLKMKELDLPFRNLEIYQQAFSHSSFINDFNMERLSHNERLEFLGDAVLELTVSRFLYEKYPNVPEGDLTKMRATIVCEPSLVIFANKIKLNQLILLGKGEEKTGGRTRPSLIADAFEAFVGALYLDQGLEVVERFANAIIFPYVEDNALSGVVDFKTQLQEMAHQSLRSSVSYRLIKEDGPAHHRQFTSEVLLDNEAVASGVGRTKKESEQKAAEKALLQLTNKE encoded by the coding sequence ATGGCAAAATTACGAAAACAAACGCTACTTAACGCTTTTGAACATAATTTTAAACTAAAAATGAAGGAACTTGATTTGCCCTTTCGTAATTTAGAGATTTATCAACAAGCTTTTTCACATTCAAGTTTTATTAATGACTTTAATATGGAACGATTAAGTCATAATGAACGATTAGAATTTTTAGGAGACGCAGTATTAGAATTGACGGTATCACGCTTTTTATATGAGAAATACCCTAATGTTCCAGAGGGAGACCTAACAAAAATGCGTGCAACAATTGTGTGTGAACCATCACTTGTAATATTTGCGAATAAAATTAAACTCAATCAACTCATATTATTAGGTAAAGGCGAAGAAAAAACTGGAGGGCGAACACGACCTTCTTTAATTGCAGATGCATTTGAAGCATTTGTAGGCGCACTTTATTTAGATCAAGGGTTAGAAGTCGTAGAACGGTTTGCGAATGCGATTATATTTCCTTATGTTGAAGATAATGCGTTAAGTGGTGTCGTGGACTTCAAAACACAACTACAAGAAATGGCGCATCAATCATTACGTAGTTCTGTATCATATCGCCTGATTAAAGAAGATGGTCCAGCGCATCATCGACAATTTACGTCAGAAGTATTATTAGATAATGAAGCAGTGGCTTCAGGGGTAGGGCGTACTAAAAAAGAATCCGAACAAAAAGCAGCAGAAAAAGCGTTACTGCAACTGACGAATAAGGAGTAA
- a CDS encoding acyl carrier protein: protein MENFDKVKDIIVDRLGVDADKVTEDASFKDDLGADSLDIAELVMELEDEFGTEIPDEDAEKINTVGDAVNYINTLEK from the coding sequence GTGGAAAACTTCGATAAAGTAAAAGATATCATCGTTGACCGTTTAGGCGTTGATGCTGACAAGGTAACTGAAGATGCTTCATTCAAAGATGATTTAGGCGCAGATTCACTTGACATTGCGGAATTAGTAATGGAATTAGAAGATGAATTCGGTACAGAGATTCCTGATGAAGACGCTGAAAAAATCAACACAGTTGGAGATGCTGTGAATTACATTAATACACTTGAAAAATAA
- the fabG gene encoding 3-oxoacyl-[acyl-carrier-protein] reductase produces MTKVALVTGASRGIGRSIALQLAEEGFNVAVNYAGNKEKAEQVVESIKEKGAEAFAIQANVANPDEVKAMIKEVVSQFGSVDVLVNNAGITRDNLLMRMKEHEWDDVIDTNLKGVFNCIQKVTPQMLRQKGGRIINLTSIVGAVGNPGQINYVASKAGVIGMTKTAARELASRHITVNAVAPGFIVSDMTNALNDDLKAGMKAQIPLGHFGEDKDIAHTVAFLASDKAKYITGQTIHVNGGMHME; encoded by the coding sequence ATGACTAAAGTAGCATTAGTAACAGGTGCGTCAAGAGGTATTGGACGCAGTATCGCATTACAATTAGCTGAAGAAGGATTTAACGTTGCGGTTAACTATGCAGGCAACAAAGAAAAAGCAGAACAAGTCGTAGAAAGCATAAAGGAAAAAGGTGCAGAGGCATTTGCAATTCAAGCGAATGTAGCGAACCCAGACGAAGTTAAAGCAATGATTAAAGAAGTCGTTAGCCAATTTGGTTCAGTCGATGTTTTAGTCAATAATGCAGGAATTACACGTGATAATTTATTAATGCGCATGAAAGAACATGAATGGGACGATGTCATTGATACTAACTTAAAAGGCGTATTTAATTGTATTCAAAAAGTGACGCCTCAAATGTTGCGTCAAAAAGGTGGCCGCATTATTAACTTGACGAGTATCGTAGGCGCTGTTGGTAATCCAGGTCAAATTAATTACGTTGCCTCAAAAGCAGGTGTAATTGGTATGACGAAAACAGCCGCACGTGAACTCGCTTCACGCCATATTACGGTGAATGCAGTTGCGCCAGGATTTATTGTATCCGACATGACGAATGCGTTAAATGACGATTTAAAAGCCGGAATGAAAGCACAAATCCCGTTGGGTCATTTTGGTGAGGACAAGGATATTGCGCATACTGTTGCCTTTTTAGCTTCAGACAAAGCGAAATACATTACTGGTCAAACGATTCATGTTAATGGCGGCATGCACATGGAATAG
- the fabD gene encoding ACP S-malonyltransferase, with protein MSKTVFMFPGQGAQKVGMAADLYQADENATHILDQAQASVDFDLLQTMFKDDQGVLGQTENTQPALLTHSMALYEAMGRPRPDFTIGHSLGEYSSLVMSGVLKFEDAVKIVRRRGELMAKAFPDGVGSMAAVLGLSFDEVKTICDALSTENEIVEPANINCPGQIVVSGHKSKIDEFVAKGKSFGAKRVMPLQVSGPFHSSMMKVIEDDFEAYTSTFEWSNAKVPVVQNVNAQGEQDAEIIHQHMIEQLYSPVQFIASVEWLIAQGADHFVEVGPGKVLSGLVKKINRDVKLTSIQTLEDVKEWLKHD; from the coding sequence ATGAGTAAAACTGTATTTATGTTTCCAGGGCAAGGTGCACAAAAAGTAGGTATGGCTGCAGATTTATATCAAGCAGATGAAAATGCGACGCATATTTTAGATCAAGCACAAGCGAGTGTCGACTTTGATTTATTACAAACAATGTTTAAAGACGACCAAGGTGTTTTAGGTCAAACTGAAAATACGCAGCCAGCTTTACTGACGCATAGTATGGCTTTATATGAAGCGATGGGTCGCCCGCGACCAGATTTTACCATTGGTCATAGCTTAGGTGAATATTCAAGTCTTGTTATGAGTGGTGTCCTCAAATTTGAAGATGCTGTTAAAATTGTGCGTCGTCGTGGCGAGTTAATGGCCAAAGCCTTCCCAGATGGAGTTGGAAGTATGGCCGCAGTACTTGGACTTTCATTTGATGAAGTTAAAACGATTTGTGATGCGCTTTCTACAGAAAATGAAATTGTTGAACCAGCAAACATCAATTGTCCAGGACAGATTGTGGTGTCTGGGCACAAATCAAAAATTGACGAATTTGTTGCTAAAGGTAAATCTTTTGGTGCAAAACGCGTCATGCCACTTCAAGTTTCAGGACCTTTTCATTCCTCAATGATGAAAGTAATTGAAGATGATTTTGAAGCTTATACATCAACATTTGAATGGTCTAACGCAAAAGTACCTGTGGTTCAAAATGTGAATGCACAAGGCGAACAAGATGCCGAGATTATTCATCAACACATGATTGAACAATTGTATTCACCGGTTCAATTTATTGCATCTGTAGAATGGCTAATTGCACAAGGTGCAGACCATTTTGTAGAGGTCGGGCCAGGTAAAGTGTTATCAGGCTTAGTTAAAAAAATAAATAGAGATGTTAAATTAACTTCGATTCAAACACTCGAAGATGTAAAGGAATGGTTAAAACATGACTAA
- the plsX gene encoding phosphate acyltransferase PlsX produces MIKIAVDMMGGDDAPGIVLEAVEKAVNEFEDLEILLFGDQAQCTIQHPRVHMHHTTETISMEDEPVRAIKRKKDSSMVKMAEAVKNGEAMACVSAGNTGALMSAGLFLVGRLPGVSRPALVVTLPTVKGNGVVFLDVGANADAKAEHLYQNAILGHIYAQNVRNIEKPRVALLNIGTEAQKGNSLTKQAYALLKDSDMLHFVGNIEAKSILEDDADVIVTDGYTGNMILKNLEGIAKSFGKIIKGTLMSKLKNKVALLIMKKDIKSIAKQLDYSEYGGSVLLGLDGVVVKAHGSSNAKAFYSAIRQAKIASDSKIVDIMREKVGEKNE; encoded by the coding sequence ATGATTAAAATTGCTGTGGATATGATGGGTGGAGACGACGCACCAGGTATTGTGTTAGAAGCAGTTGAAAAAGCAGTGAATGAATTTGAGGATTTAGAGATTCTATTATTTGGTGACCAAGCACAATGTACCATTCAACATCCGAGGGTACACATGCACCATACGACAGAAACGATATCAATGGAAGATGAACCTGTACGGGCCATTAAACGAAAAAAAGATAGCTCTATGGTGAAAATGGCGGAAGCGGTCAAAAATGGAGAAGCTATGGCGTGCGTATCAGCAGGTAATACTGGCGCATTAATGTCTGCTGGCTTATTTTTAGTTGGTAGATTGCCAGGCGTTTCAAGACCGGCGCTTGTAGTGACGTTACCAACTGTAAAAGGCAATGGCGTTGTCTTTTTAGATGTTGGCGCAAATGCAGATGCAAAAGCAGAACATTTATACCAAAATGCAATCTTAGGGCACATTTATGCACAAAATGTACGTAATATCGAGAAACCACGTGTAGCATTACTTAATATTGGAACTGAAGCGCAAAAAGGCAACAGTTTAACGAAACAGGCGTATGCACTATTAAAAGATTCAGACATGCTTCATTTTGTAGGGAATATTGAAGCTAAATCTATCTTAGAAGATGACGCCGATGTCATTGTTACTGATGGTTATACTGGAAATATGATTTTGAAAAATTTAGAAGGTATCGCAAAATCGTTTGGAAAAATCATCAAAGGAACATTAATGTCTAAATTAAAAAATAAAGTAGCGCTTTTGATTATGAAGAAAGACATTAAATCGATAGCAAAACAATTGGATTATTCTGAGTATGGAGGTTCCGTTTTATTGGGGCTTGATGGCGTCGTTGTTAAAGCACATGGTAGTTCCAATGCGAAAGCGTTTTATTCTGCAATTAGACAGGCTAAAATTGCTAGCGATTCCAAAATTGTGGACATTATGCGCGAAAAGGTAGGAGAAAAGAATGAGTAA
- the fapR gene encoding transcription factor FapR — protein MKRTKNERREMIQNTIDQNPFITDQALSEMYEVSIQTIRLDRSQLNIPELRERVKRVAKDQYENISSLENQDIIGDVVALKANRHAKSIYTITKHDVFTRNRVARGHVIFAQANSLCVALVQHESVLTKESHIHFVKPVYLGDVVIAEAHVEYHDDKYYEMTVRSYVHNTKVFEGIFKMYYISEDE, from the coding sequence ATGAAAAGAACTAAAAACGAACGGCGTGAAATGATTCAAAATACAATAGACCAAAACCCCTTTATCACTGATCAAGCATTGAGTGAAATGTATGAAGTGAGTATTCAAACAATTCGTCTCGATAGAAGTCAGTTAAATATTCCTGAACTTAGAGAACGCGTTAAACGTGTCGCGAAAGACCAATACGAAAACATCAGTTCTTTAGAAAATCAAGATATCATTGGTGATGTTGTTGCATTAAAAGCAAATCGTCACGCAAAGTCTATCTACACGATTACAAAACATGATGTTTTCACACGCAATCGCGTGGCAAGGGGACATGTCATTTTTGCACAAGCAAATTCACTTTGTGTGGCATTGGTTCAACACGAATCCGTATTAACGAAAGAAAGTCATATACACTTTGTTAAACCTGTTTATTTAGGTGATGTCGTGATTGCTGAAGCACACGTTGAATATCATGATGATAAATATTATGAAATGACAGTACGCTCATACGTTCATAATACAAAAGTTTTTGAAGGAATTTTTAAAATGTATTACATAAGTGAGGATGAATAA